The Candidatus Methylomirabilis lanthanidiphila genome has a window encoding:
- a CDS encoding Ribonuclease VapC26, whose product MPVAITDTGPLVALLDRAERHHGWVMERVAELEAPLLVCEPVLAEAMFLLARLPKAQEAVWELLENGAIRIALHIEEQIVALRALHRKYRDRPMSLADACVVRMAELHEHHAVFTLDSDFSVYRKHGREPLILIHPS is encoded by the coding sequence ATGCCCGTCGCCATCACTGACACCGGCCCGCTCGTGGCGTTGCTCGATCGGGCCGAGCGACATCATGGGTGGGTGATGGAACGGGTTGCTGAACTGGAGGCGCCGTTGTTGGTGTGCGAACCGGTACTGGCGGAAGCGATGTTCCTGCTCGCGCGGTTGCCGAAAGCTCAGGAGGCCGTGTGGGAGCTGTTGGAAAATGGCGCTATTCGAATTGCGTTGCACATCGAAGAACAGATAGTGGCGCTGCGGGCGCTTCATCGCAAGTATCGTGATCGCCCGATGTCTCTCGCTGACGCCTGTGTCGTGCGCATGGCCGAGCTGCACGAACACCACGCGGTATTCACACTGGACTCCGATTTTTCGGTCTATCGTAAACACGGGCGCGAACCGCTTATCCTGATTCACCCGTCTTGA
- a CDS encoding HEAT repeat protein yields the protein MEAMSPEVTWLFAAMEKRRRKLAGLPFLEKVRAVVQLQRMIAPILGARGRQVRAWDIELSGRLGGKAMENPSTEGRRYQRNGPALAAVAFAFHVLSIPFAAEITSADMLHFKLLGEWANADAMEGKLGLYSVAQLTGNSATFVSDVTIPDGTVVNAGQRFTKTWRVKNSGSTSWNGYSLTFSGGDKMGTSTSVAVPTTTPGAMVDISVPMIAPTEPGPHRGDWRMRAADGAPFGEDVFVLITVKGTRPLAELETDLRDHSPEVRKKAVEALAALGPQAAPTLMQALKKDADAGVRGLAMAGLADIKPLSKEAFLGILTALNDPDDTVQLIAMEVLYAIGPGAVPTLVGPETVPTLARALTNPNPAAQSMAIQLLGVLGPAAKEAVPALRELVTRQPNNDLAKEALRVIEGH from the coding sequence ATGGAGGCCATGAGTCCTGAGGTGACGTGGCTCTTCGCCGCGATGGAAAAGCGGCGACGCAAACTGGCCGGGCTGCCGTTTCTGGAGAAAGTGCGCGCGGTGGTACAGCTCCAGCGGATGATCGCACCCATCCTCGGCGCACGAGGCCGGCAAGTGCGCGCGTGGGACATCGAACTCTCAGGCAGGCTAGGAGGAAAAGCGATGGAAAACCCTAGCACAGAAGGTCGCCGATACCAACGGAACGGACCCGCATTGGCTGCGGTTGCTTTCGCTTTTCATGTCCTCTCGATACCGTTCGCAGCCGAAATAACCTCTGCAGACATGCTGCACTTCAAGCTGCTTGGCGAATGGGCGAATGCCGATGCAATGGAGGGTAAGCTGGGCTTGTATTCCGTAGCGCAGCTCACAGGTAACTCCGCCACCTTCGTGAGTGATGTAACTATTCCGGACGGAACAGTGGTAAACGCTGGCCAGAGGTTTACCAAAACCTGGCGGGTCAAGAACAGCGGCTCAACAAGTTGGAACGGTTACAGTTTGACGTTTAGCGGTGGTGATAAAATGGGCACCTCGACCTCTGTCGCTGTCCCGACGACTACGCCAGGGGCGATGGTGGATATAAGCGTCCCGATGATCGCTCCGACTGAGCCGGGTCCCCACCGGGGCGATTGGCGGATGCGCGCTGCCGACGGGGCACCGTTCGGCGAGGACGTCTTCGTCTTGATCACGGTCAAAGGGACTCGCCCGCTCGCCGAATTGGAGACCGATCTTCGGGATCATTCCCCTGAAGTCCGCAAGAAGGCGGTAGAAGCTCTTGCAGCCTTAGGGCCGCAGGCCGCGCCGACACTGATGCAAGCCTTGAAGAAAGATGCTGATGCGGGAGTGCGAGGTCTCGCGATGGCGGGCTTGGCCGACATCAAGCCGCTGAGCAAGGAGGCGTTCCTAGGAATACTCACGGCCCTTAATGACCCGGACGATACTGTCCAATTAATCGCGATGGAGGTTCTCTACGCAATCGGCCCTGGGGCCGTCCCGACATTGGTCGGGCCGGAGACAGTCCCGACCTTGGCTAGGGCTTTGACAAACCCTAATCCGGCAGCGCAGAGCATGGCAATTCAACTTCTCGGCGTTCTCGGTCCCGCAGCCAAAGAAGCAGTTCCTGCATTGAGGGAACTCGTTACTCGCCAGCCGAATAACGATTTAGCAAAAGAGGCTCTCCGGGTAATCGAGGGCCATTGA